In Aestuariibaculum lutulentum, one DNA window encodes the following:
- a CDS encoding SusC/RagA family TonB-linked outer membrane protein, whose amino-acid sequence MKTKFSRILTLLIAFVVQLTFAQEKTISGKITDPTGMPLPGATILIKGTTTGTSTDFDGNYSITASQGQTLVFSYVGYSNQEIVVGTSNIIDIKLSESAESLEEVVVTALGISRDKKSLGYSTQEVRGDELTSVQSSNFTNNLSGKASGIKIARTTNMGGSTNVLIRGNTSLTGDNQALFVIDGVPINNINTNTRGQEQASGGNYDYGNTASDINPDDIESINILKGAAASALYGSRAANGVIMITTKKGKKSKGFGVTVSSGVTFGSIDKSTFPKYQNQYGAGYGPYYDGPGDQWYYEDIDGDGNPDLVAGLGEDASYGPAFDPNLLVYQWDAFDVDSPNYGKATPWVSAGNRGAISFFETPVTLTNSVSLDRGSDDGTFRLNYTKFDQTGLLPNSSIDKHNFSMSGSYKFNEKLHASAFANYLKTNGLGRNSTGYNDNILGNMRQWWQTNVDVQDQKDIYFATRRNVTWNPTYVDDLTPIYWDNPYWTRYENYQSDERNRFIGNMSLTYDLTEWLTVTGRIATDTYNELQEERRQVGSVPADFGIGTGRDGSINRNTVDSGYLRRDIFASETNYDLFFNVDKDITDDFNIKGILGVNINRTEFSRFTSATQGGISVPGLYTLKNTRDPLALPVETVWKNGVDGTYASLSFGFMDTYFLDATIRRDHVSTLPEDNSVFYYPGVSGSFIFSKLIDQDWLSFGKFSANYAEVGNGARGRNRLQDFYDVNTPFGSASTSVNDTKSNPDLKPERTKSYEFGLQMNFFKSRVGFDFAYYNSKSIDQIVDVRVSESTGYLYKTVNAGEIENKGVEFSLNGKPIQTEDFVWNININWTRNRNKVLALPEGLKTLQLGDFQGGVTINAQVGEPYGVIYGTDYTYLDPDNPSPETRLVDPDSGEYLKTSTSDNVIGDSNPEWLMGISNRFTYKNFTLGFLIDIQKGGNIWSLDQYYGLATGLYTETAFTNDLGNPVRDPITGTPGNYGSDSGGFINKGVNPDGSVNETRINANRYGAFGYRRGLPDKAFSYDAGFVKLREVTLTYTFPESLLKNTFFTGASLGFVGSNLWIIDKSLPHADPESGLGAGNLQGYSTGSLPSTRDFGFNVKLQF is encoded by the coding sequence ATGAAAACAAAGTTCAGTAGAATTCTAACGCTACTGATAGCGTTTGTTGTGCAATTAACTTTTGCCCAAGAAAAAACGATATCAGGTAAAATAACAGATCCTACCGGGATGCCCTTACCAGGAGCAACAATCCTAATTAAAGGGACCACAACAGGTACTTCAACAGATTTTGATGGTAATTATTCCATAACAGCAAGCCAAGGTCAAACCTTGGTTTTTAGTTATGTTGGATATTCCAATCAGGAAATTGTAGTTGGAACATCTAACATCATTGACATCAAATTATCAGAATCTGCAGAATCTCTTGAAGAGGTAGTTGTAACAGCTCTTGGTATATCTAGAGATAAAAAATCTTTAGGATACTCTACACAGGAAGTCAGAGGTGATGAGCTTACTTCTGTTCAAAGCAGCAACTTCACCAATAACCTTTCTGGTAAGGCATCGGGTATTAAAATAGCCCGAACAACCAATATGGGAGGTTCTACAAACGTTTTAATTAGAGGTAACACTTCTTTAACAGGAGATAACCAAGCACTTTTTGTTATAGATGGGGTTCCCATTAACAACATTAACACCAACACCAGAGGACAGGAACAAGCTAGTGGTGGAAATTATGATTATGGTAACACCGCCTCAGATATCAACCCAGACGACATCGAATCTATAAACATTTTAAAAGGAGCTGCCGCTTCTGCACTTTACGGATCCAGAGCTGCCAATGGGGTCATCATGATTACAACCAAAAAAGGTAAAAAATCTAAAGGTTTTGGAGTAACAGTAAGTTCAGGGGTTACTTTTGGTTCTATAGATAAATCAACTTTTCCAAAATACCAAAATCAATATGGTGCAGGATATGGACCATATTATGATGGCCCCGGAGACCAATGGTATTATGAAGATATTGATGGTGACGGAAATCCAGATTTAGTTGCGGGGCTAGGCGAAGACGCTTCTTATGGTCCAGCCTTCGATCCAAATCTACTGGTTTATCAATGGGATGCTTTCGATGTAGACAGCCCAAATTACGGTAAAGCAACTCCTTGGGTAAGTGCAGGAAACAGAGGTGCTATTTCATTTTTCGAAACACCGGTAACCTTAACCAATTCGGTGTCATTAGACAGAGGAAGTGACGATGGTACATTTAGATTAAATTATACCAAATTTGACCAAACGGGGTTACTACCTAACAGCTCTATAGATAAACATAATTTTTCAATGAGTGGAAGTTATAAGTTTAATGAAAAACTCCATGCTTCTGCGTTTGCAAACTACTTAAAAACAAACGGATTAGGAAGAAACTCTACCGGTTACAATGATAATATCCTAGGAAATATGCGACAATGGTGGCAAACCAATGTCGATGTACAAGATCAAAAAGATATTTATTTTGCAACAAGAAGAAACGTTACCTGGAACCCAACTTACGTTGACGATTTAACTCCTATTTATTGGGATAACCCATATTGGACTCGCTATGAAAACTACCAAAGCGATGAAAGAAATCGCTTTATAGGAAATATGTCACTAACTTATGATTTAACTGAATGGTTGACGGTTACAGGCCGTATTGCTACAGATACTTATAATGAACTACAAGAAGAAAGACGTCAGGTAGGAAGTGTACCCGCCGATTTTGGTATCGGAACAGGACGAGATGGTAGTATCAACAGAAATACTGTTGATTCGGGATATCTAAGAAGAGACATATTTGCTTCAGAAACCAACTATGATTTATTTTTTAATGTAGATAAAGATATTACTGATGACTTTAACATTAAAGGTATCCTTGGGGTTAATATCAATAGAACTGAGTTCAGCCGATTCACCTCTGCTACTCAAGGAGGAATTAGCGTTCCTGGATTATACACTCTTAAAAACACAAGAGACCCATTAGCACTTCCTGTTGAAACAGTTTGGAAAAATGGTGTAGATGGAACTTACGCCAGTCTATCCTTCGGATTTATGGACACATACTTTTTAGATGCCACCATTCGTAGAGACCATGTATCAACATTACCGGAAGATAACAGTGTATTTTATTACCCTGGTGTTTCAGGAAGTTTCATATTCAGTAAACTTATAGATCAGGACTGGTTATCGTTTGGTAAGTTTAGTGCTAATTATGCAGAAGTAGGTAATGGAGCCAGAGGACGTAACAGACTTCAAGACTTTTACGATGTAAATACACCTTTTGGATCAGCCAGCACATCTGTTAACGACACAAAAAGTAATCCAGATTTAAAACCTGAAAGAACAAAAAGTTATGAGTTTGGACTACAAATGAATTTCTTTAAAAGTCGAGTTGGTTTCGATTTCGCATACTACAATTCTAAATCCATCGACCAAATTGTTGATGTCCGAGTTTCTGAATCTACAGGTTATCTATACAAAACAGTAAACGCTGGTGAAATTGAGAACAAAGGGGTAGAATTTTCTTTAAATGGTAAACCAATACAAACCGAAGATTTTGTCTGGAACATAAATATTAACTGGACACGTAACCGTAACAAAGTTCTAGCATTACCTGAAGGTCTAAAAACACTACAATTAGGAGATTTCCAAGGCGGCGTAACCATAAATGCTCAAGTTGGTGAACCTTATGGTGTAATATACGGAACTGACTACACTTATCTAGACCCAGACAATCCAAGCCCAGAAACCAGACTTGTTGATCCAGACTCCGGTGAATATTTAAAAACATCTACATCCGATAATGTTATTGGCGACAGTAACCCAGAATGGTTAATGGGTATAAGCAACCGCTTTACCTATAAAAATTTTACTTTAGGTTTCTTAATTGATATTCAGAAAGGTGGTAACATCTGGTCTCTTGACCAATATTACGGATTAGCAACAGGTTTATATACCGAAACTGCATTTACTAACGACCTTGGAAATCCTGTAAGAGACCCAATAACCGGAACACCTGGCAATTACGGTTCCGATAGTGGTGGTTTTATTAATAAAGGTGTTAATCCAGATGGTTCTGTAAATGAAACTAGAATAAACGCTAACAGATATGGCGCTTTTGGTTATAGAAGAGGTTTACCCGACAAAGCATTTTCTTATGATGCGGGATTTGTGAAATTAAGAGAAGTAACTCTCACTTACACATTTCCTGAAAGTCTATTAAAAAACACCTTCTTTACTGGAGCAAGCCTAGGGTTTGTAGGCTCTAACCTATGGATAATTGACAAAAGCTTACCTCATGCCGATCCTGAATCTGGTCTTGGGGCAGGTAACTTACAAGGGTACTCAACAGGTTCATTACCTTCTACAAGAGACTTTGGGTTTAATGTTAAATTACAATTTTAA
- a CDS encoding SusD/RagB family nutrient-binding outer membrane lipoprotein: MKKIILIATAIIIASCSNNLEDLNKNIKDPDSVSGESLFTSAQKALVDQITTLEVNENNTKLWSQFLQETTYTDESNYDQVTRTIPENLWSAMYRDVLKDFDEAEKIISETDYLSDEEATFTDNKLTIIEILKVYTFAHLVETFGNVPYSEALNIDILSPKYDDGMTIYKDLISRLTTAIDNLDTTKDSFINKEDNIFDGDVASWKRFASSLKLRMGIVLADADNSFAQTTVEDAISSGLITNSDQNANMQYLSAAPNTHPVHKEVVLSGRNDFVAAVTLTDILNNLNDPRRPLWLQTVDGDYVGGDIGSPSSYASHSPLSEEVAKANAPGVIMSYSEVQFLLAEAAARGYTTGDTAANHYAAGITASILEWGGSTTDATTYLAQPTVDYTTLTATKTWREVIGTQRWISLFNRGVEAWLSIRIMDFPAMAEPEEAVSGFPNRYTYPIVEQTINGDNYQEASTAIGGDMAETKLFFDKF; encoded by the coding sequence ATGAAAAAAATAATATTAATAGCGACAGCAATAATTATTGCATCGTGCTCAAACAACTTAGAAGACTTGAATAAAAACATTAAGGATCCCGATTCAGTATCTGGAGAATCCTTATTTACAAGTGCTCAAAAAGCTCTGGTTGACCAAATAACAACGTTGGAGGTTAATGAAAATAATACCAAACTTTGGTCACAGTTTCTCCAGGAAACAACATATACCGATGAAAGTAACTACGACCAGGTAACACGTACCATTCCTGAAAATCTATGGAGTGCCATGTATCGTGATGTATTAAAGGATTTCGATGAAGCCGAAAAAATCATTTCTGAAACCGATTATTTAAGTGACGAGGAAGCTACATTTACAGACAATAAACTTACTATTATTGAAATATTAAAAGTGTACACCTTTGCTCATTTAGTAGAAACATTCGGAAATGTACCTTACTCTGAAGCATTAAATATAGATATACTATCACCTAAATACGACGATGGTATGACTATTTATAAAGATTTAATCTCAAGATTAACTACTGCTATAGATAATTTGGACACAACAAAGGATAGCTTCATTAACAAAGAAGATAACATTTTTGATGGGGATGTAGCCAGCTGGAAAAGATTTGCCAGTTCTCTAAAATTAAGAATGGGGATAGTACTAGCTGATGCTGATAATAGCTTTGCACAAACAACAGTTGAAGACGCTATAAGTTCTGGGTTAATAACAAATAGCGATCAAAATGCTAATATGCAATATTTATCAGCTGCTCCAAACACACACCCTGTACATAAAGAAGTAGTCTTAAGTGGACGTAACGATTTTGTCGCAGCAGTTACACTTACCGATATATTAAATAATCTAAATGACCCAAGAAGACCTTTATGGTTACAAACGGTAGATGGTGATTATGTTGGAGGAGATATCGGTTCACCATCATCTTATGCCAGTCATTCACCATTATCCGAAGAAGTTGCAAAAGCCAATGCTCCCGGAGTAATCATGTCTTATTCCGAAGTTCAATTTCTATTAGCAGAAGCAGCAGCAAGAGGATACACCACAGGGGACACAGCAGCCAACCATTACGCTGCTGGTATAACGGCTTCTATTCTTGAATGGGGTGGCTCTACAACAGACGCCACTACATATTTAGCACAGCCAACCGTGGACTACACAACTCTAACTGCTACAAAAACATGGCGTGAGGTTATAGGTACACAGCGTTGGATTTCTTTATTTAATAGAGGTGTTGAAGCATGGTTATCTATTAGAATAATGGATTTTCCAGCTATGGCCGAACCAGAAGAAGCTGTATCTGGATTCCCTAACAGATACACCTACCCTATTGTTGAACAAACCATTAATGGCGATAATTACCAAGAAGCTTCTACTGCTATTGGAGGCGATATGGCAGAAACAAAATTGTTTTTCGACAAATTTTAA
- the fusA gene encoding elongation factor G, with translation MARDLKFTRNIGIAAHIDAGKTTTTERILYYTGVSHKIGEVHDGAATMDWMEQEQERGITITSAATTCTWQFPLENGQPTDETKGYHFNIIDTPGHVDFTVEVNRSLRVLDGLVFLFSAVDGVEPQSETNWRLADNYKVPRIGFVNKMDRQGSNFLAVCQQVKDMLKSNAVPIVLNIGDEADFKGIVDLVKNRAIVWHDETQGATFDVIEIPEDMKEEARKYRALLIEEVASYDENLLEKFMEDEDSITEEEVHAALRAAVMDMAIIPMICGSSFKNKGVQFLLDAVCRYLPSPVDRDSVKGINPDTEAEESRKPSVDEPFAALAFKIATDPFVGRLAFFRAYSGRLDAGSYILNNRSGKKERISRIYQMHSNKQNPIEFIEAGDIGAAVGFKDIKTGDTMSDEKHPIVLESMDFPDPVIGIAVEPKTKADVDKMGMALAKLAEEDPTFTVRTDEASGQTIISGMGELHLDIIVDRLKREFKVEVNQGQPQVEYKEAVTAKAQHREVYKKQSGGRGKFADIVFTLEPAEEGKDGLEFVSEIKGGNVPKEFIPSIEKGFKEAMKNGPLAGYEVDAMKVTLTDGSYHDVDSDQLSFELAAKLGFKAVAKAAKAVIMEPMMKLEVITPEENMGDIVGDLNRRRGQVSDMSDRAGAKVVKAIVPLSEMFGYVTTLRTLSSGRATSTMEFSHYAETPSNISEEVIKAAKGVEA, from the coding sequence ATGGCAAGAGATTTAAAATTCACAAGAAATATTGGTATTGCTGCTCATATTGATGCTGGAAAAACAACAACAACTGAGCGTATACTTTATTATACTGGAGTTTCTCACAAAATAGGTGAGGTGCACGATGGTGCTGCAACTATGGACTGGATGGAGCAAGAGCAAGAGCGTGGTATTACTATCACATCTGCTGCTACAACTTGTACTTGGCAGTTCCCGTTAGAGAATGGTCAACCAACAGATGAAACTAAAGGTTACCACTTTAACATTATCGATACTCCAGGTCACGTTGACTTTACTGTAGAGGTAAACCGTTCATTACGTGTATTAGATGGTTTAGTATTCTTATTTAGTGCAGTTGATGGTGTTGAGCCACAATCTGAAACTAACTGGAGACTTGCTGATAACTATAAAGTACCACGTATTGGTTTCGTTAACAAGATGGACCGTCAAGGATCTAACTTCTTAGCAGTTTGTCAACAAGTAAAAGATATGTTAAAATCTAACGCGGTGCCAATCGTATTAAACATTGGTGACGAAGCTGATTTTAAAGGTATCGTAGATTTAGTTAAAAACAGAGCTATCGTATGGCATGATGAAACTCAAGGGGCAACTTTTGATGTTATCGAGATTCCAGAAGATATGAAAGAAGAAGCGCGTAAATATCGTGCACTTTTAATCGAGGAGGTAGCTTCTTACGATGAGAACTTATTAGAGAAATTCATGGAAGATGAAGACTCTATTACAGAAGAAGAAGTGCACGCTGCACTTAGAGCTGCTGTAATGGATATGGCTATCATCCCAATGATCTGTGGTTCTTCATTTAAAAATAAAGGTGTACAGTTCTTATTAGATGCTGTATGTCGTTACTTACCTTCACCAGTAGATAGAGATAGTGTAAAAGGTATTAATCCTGATACAGAGGCTGAAGAATCTCGTAAGCCTTCTGTTGATGAGCCTTTCGCTGCATTAGCATTTAAAATTGCTACCGATCCTTTCGTAGGTCGTTTAGCATTCTTCCGTGCTTATTCTGGTCGTTTAGACGCAGGTTCTTATATCTTAAATAACCGTTCAGGTAAAAAAGAGCGTATCTCTCGTATTTACCAAATGCACTCTAACAAACAAAACCCAATCGAGTTTATCGAAGCTGGTGATATTGGAGCTGCTGTAGGATTTAAAGATATCAAGACTGGTGATACTATGTCTGATGAGAAACACCCTATCGTATTAGAGTCTATGGACTTCCCTGATCCGGTAATTGGTATCGCTGTTGAGCCTAAAACTAAGGCAGACGTTGATAAAATGGGTATGGCTTTAGCTAAATTAGCAGAAGAAGATCCAACGTTTACAGTAAGAACAGATGAGGCTTCAGGACAGACTATCATCTCTGGAATGGGTGAGCTTCACTTAGATATTATTGTTGACCGTTTAAAACGTGAGTTTAAAGTAGAGGTTAACCAAGGTCAGCCACAGGTTGAGTACAAAGAGGCCGTTACTGCAAAAGCACAACACAGAGAGGTTTACAAGAAACAATCTGGTGGACGTGGTAAATTCGCTGATATCGTATTTACACTTGAGCCAGCTGAAGAAGGTAAAGATGGTTTAGAATTCGTTTCTGAAATTAAAGGTGGTAACGTTCCTAAAGAATTTATCCCTTCAATCGAGAAAGGATTTAAAGAAGCTATGAAAAATGGTCCGTTAGCAGGATACGAAGTTGATGCTATGAAAGTAACATTAACAGACGGTTCTTACCACGATGTGGATTCGGATCAGTTATCATTCGAATTAGCTGCTAAGTTAGGTTTCAAAGCTGTAGCTAAAGCTGCTAAGGCTGTAATCATGGAACCAATGATGAAACTGGAAGTTATTACTCCAGAAGAAAACATGGGTGACATTGTAGGAGATTTAAATAGAAGAAGAGGTCAAGTAAGTGACATGAGTGATAGAGCAGGAGCTAAAGTTGTTAAAGCTATCGTTCCGTTATCAGAAATGTTTGGTTATGTAACAACATTAAGAACATTATCTTCTGGTCGTGCAACATCTACTATGGAATTTTCACACTATGCTGAAACTCCTTCTAACATTTCAGAAGAAGTAATTAAAGCAGCTAAAGGCGTTGAAGCTTAA
- the rpsL gene encoding 30S ribosomal protein S12: MPTIQQLVRIGRAKITKKSKSAALDSCPQRRGVCTRVYTTTPKKPNSAMRKVARVRLTNGNEVNAYIPGEGHNLQEHSIVLVRGGRVKDLPGVRYHIVRGALDTAGVQGRTQRRSKYGAKRPKK; the protein is encoded by the coding sequence ATGCCAACAATTCAACAATTAGTACGAATAGGAAGAGCCAAAATAACCAAGAAGAGTAAATCGGCTGCTTTAGATTCGTGTCCACAAAGACGTGGGGTTTGTACGCGTGTTTACACCACAACGCCTAAGAAACCAAACTCAGCAATGCGTAAAGTTGCAAGGGTAAGGTTAACTAACGGTAATGAGGTGAATGCTTACATCCCAGGTGAAGGTCACAATCTACAAGAGCACTCGATAGTATTGGTTAGAGGTGGAAGGGTAAAAGATTTACCAGGAGTTAGATATCACATCGTTCGTGGTGCTTTAGACACAGCAGGTGTACAAGGTAGAACGCAACGTAGATCTAAGTATGGTGCAAAACGCCCTAAGAAGTAA
- the rpsG gene encoding 30S ribosomal protein S7, with protein sequence MRKRQAKKRPLLPDPRFNDQLVTRFVNMMMWDGKKSVAFKVFYDAIDIVESKKTDEEKTALETWKDALSNVMPHVEVRSRRVGGATFQIPMQIRPDRKVSTAMKWLIGYARKRNEKSMAQRLASEILAAAKEEGAAVKKRVDTHKMAEANKAFSHFRF encoded by the coding sequence ATGAGAAAAAGACAAGCGAAAAAAAGGCCGCTTTTACCAGATCCACGTTTTAACGATCAGTTAGTAACGCGTTTTGTTAACATGATGATGTGGGATGGAAAGAAGTCTGTAGCTTTTAAAGTGTTCTATGATGCTATTGATATTGTAGAGTCTAAAAAAACTGACGAAGAGAAAACAGCTTTAGAGACTTGGAAAGATGCTTTATCTAATGTGATGCCTCACGTAGAAGTACGTAGCCGTCGTGTTGGTGGTGCAACGTTCCAAATTCCAATGCAAATCCGTCCAGATCGTAAAGTTTCTACTGCTATGAAGTGGTTAATCGGGTACGCTCGTAAAAGAAACGAAAAATCTATGGCACAACGTTTAGCTTCAGAAATTTTAGCAGCAGCTAAAGAAGAAGGAGCAGCGGTTAAGAAAAGAGTAGATACTCACAAAATGGCGGAAGCTAATAAAGCATTCTCTCACTTTAGATTTTAA
- a CDS encoding POTRA domain-containing protein, with protein MIKKIIITLLFFFVLATKLISQNLHLTITGSNKVETAKIDSLTYTSSHPNFLSIKKEIDTLQKTLYKQGYIESEHDEISRINDSTFSTIFNLKNKYRLIHIYYNNIEKDILKPLSKDITPEYFSIEFSQIENTLNFINQKQTEKGYPFSQLKLSDISIVNNSTLKGTLVTSTELKKRQLNHIIIKGYDKFPESYLKYYLKIKPGKTFNLTDIKEKTAQLNNLRFASENKSPEVLFSKDSTTLYLYLEKEKSNAFDGFLGFGTSEDTNQLQFDGYLNLNLTNNLNYGESLRLLYKSDENEQKTFEANITLPYLFKTPIGLDLALRIFKKDSSFTTVNQSAKLHYQINPKHKIYSGLNFTESNNLLSTNLPTTLTDYKTNFYTFAYEFNKYQINNSLFPINSRFYLETNFGNRKQNETTEKQSLFNLEAFKILNINLKNSLFFKINSSLLSSDTYLENELMRFGGINSIRGFEENSIYANLFNVINTEYRYQLSNGIYIHSITDFAYYENQITDTKEKLYGFGFGFGILTKAGLLKLNYANGKNENTSFKLSNSKIHISLTAMF; from the coding sequence GTGATAAAAAAAATTATCATCACATTACTTTTTTTCTTTGTTTTAGCTACCAAGTTGATTAGCCAAAACTTACATTTAACTATTACCGGAAGCAATAAAGTAGAAACTGCCAAAATAGATTCTTTAACCTACACATCTTCTCATCCTAATTTTTTATCAATAAAAAAGGAAATTGACACTTTACAAAAAACACTTTACAAACAAGGATACATAGAAAGTGAACATGATGAAATTTCAAGAATTAACGACTCTACTTTTTCAACAATTTTCAATCTCAAAAACAAATACAGACTTATACATATATATTACAACAACATTGAAAAAGATATTTTAAAACCTTTATCTAAAGACATCACCCCAGAATATTTCTCGATTGAATTTTCTCAAATCGAGAACACTTTAAATTTCATAAACCAAAAACAGACCGAAAAAGGTTATCCGTTTTCACAACTAAAACTTAGCGATATATCCATTGTAAATAATTCTACCTTAAAAGGAACTTTGGTAACTAGTACCGAATTAAAAAAAAGACAGCTCAACCATATTATTATTAAAGGATATGACAAATTCCCGGAGTCGTATTTAAAATATTACCTAAAAATTAAACCCGGAAAAACTTTTAATCTAACCGACATAAAAGAAAAAACAGCCCAACTAAATAATTTAAGGTTTGCCAGTGAAAACAAATCACCTGAGGTTTTATTTTCTAAAGACTCCACCACTTTATATTTATATTTAGAAAAAGAAAAGAGCAATGCTTTTGATGGATTTTTAGGCTTTGGCACCAGCGAAGACACCAACCAACTACAATTTGACGGTTATTTAAACTTGAACCTAACAAACAATTTAAACTACGGTGAAAGCTTAAGACTTTTATACAAGAGTGATGAAAATGAACAAAAAACTTTTGAAGCCAACATCACATTACCTTATTTATTCAAAACCCCTATTGGACTTGACTTAGCTTTAAGAATATTCAAAAAAGACTCTTCGTTCACCACCGTAAATCAATCGGCAAAACTGCACTACCAAATAAACCCCAAACACAAAATTTATTCTGGACTTAACTTTACAGAATCGAACAATTTACTTTCAACAAACCTACCTACAACTTTAACAGACTACAAAACCAACTTTTACACATTTGCCTACGAATTCAACAAATACCAAATAAACAATTCCCTATTTCCTATAAATAGCCGATTCTATTTAGAAACTAATTTTGGAAACAGAAAACAAAATGAAACTACAGAAAAACAGTCTCTTTTCAATTTAGAAGCATTTAAAATTCTAAATATCAATTTAAAAAACTCTTTATTCTTTAAAATAAATAGCAGCCTTTTATCTTCCGACACCTACCTTGAAAATGAGCTCATGCGTTTCGGGGGCATTAACTCTATTAGAGGTTTTGAAGAAAACAGTATTTATGCTAATTTGTTTAATGTAATAAATACAGAATACCGTTATCAACTTAGTAATGGGATTTACATTCATTCTATCACGGATTTCGCTTACTACGAAAATCAAATTACGGACACCAAAGAAAAACTCTACGGATTCGGATTCGGCTTCGGTATTCTCACAAAAGCAGGACTTTTAAAACTAAACTACGCTAACGGAAAAAATGAGAATACCTCATTTAAACTCTCAAATTCTAAAATTCATATAAGTTTAACAGCTATGTTTTAA